The genomic interval CAGCATCAGCCCCCGGCGGTAGCCCTCCGCGTCGGCCGGCTTCTTCTGCCAGGGAGCGACCAGGACCCCGCTCTTGAGCACCAGCGCCGCGGGCACCAACACGAACGCCCACACGATCGCCGGGAGCAGCAGCCACGCCGCCGCGCCCGCGCCGCCTCCGGGCGCGCCGGCGGTGTCGACCACCGCGGCGGAGACCGTCGCCACGGCTCCCGCGCAGAAGGCGTTCCACGCCCACCAGGCCCGGGTGATCTCGCCACGTGCTTCTCGGGGTGGGGTCGGCATGGCCGCGAGAATAAGCCGCGTCGGGGGCCTCGCGACGGCGTCTCCACCGCGAGCGCGACGCCGGAGGCCGGGCGGGCGGTCCAGCCGCCGGCTCGCTCCACGGTGTCGGTGGAGCCGGGCCGGCGTGATCCGCTTGGTCGGCGGTGCTCGATCCGGCGGCGGGAGGGGGGGAAGGGAAGGGGTGGGCAGGGCGGTGCCCACCGCGGCAAAGAAGCTCCGCGGGCCCGCCCGCTTCAGGCTTCCCGCTTCGCGTAGGGCCCGCCGTCCCGGAGCACCTCGCCGGCTCCCACGGCCTGCACCCAGCGGCGGGCGGCGTCGGCGAGGGCGTCGCCGCCTCTGGCGATCGGCTTCACGAAGGAGGGCTGGCGGTCGGTGAGGCCCAGCAGGTCGTGGAGCACGACCACCTGGCCGTGGACGCCGGGCGCGTCCTCGGTGATGCTCGGTCCGGCTCCGCAGCCGATCACCGGGATCGACACGGCCCCGACCACCGCCGCGGCGGCCTCGGCGGTGGCCTGCTCGACGAGCAGCATCGCCGCGCCGGCACGCTCCAGCGCGGCGGCGAGCTTGGCCATCTCCTGGATTCTCGCATCCGTCCGCCCCGCGACGACCGGGACGCCGGTCCGCCCGGTCCGCTGCGGACCCCAGCCGATGTGCGCGACGACGGGGATGTTCGCCCGGTCCAGCTTGGCCACGAGGTCGACGTGGCGGTGATCGACTTCCAGCTTCACGGCGTCGGCCATGCCCTCGGTGAGGAAGCGGCCGGCGTTGCGGACGGCCTCGGCGTCGTCGGCCTGGTAGCTGAGGAAGGGCATGTCGCCCATGAGGAAGGCGTTGGGGGCGCCGCGCCGCACCGCCGCGGTGATCGCGAGCATGAAGCCCAGGCCGGCGTGGACGGTGTCCTCGAAGCCGAGCACCATGCTGCCGGCGGTGTCGCCGACGAGCAGCACATCGAGGCCGCCTCGGGCGAGCCACCGCGCCGTCGTCGCGTCGTAGCAGGTGAGCATCGCGAAGGGCCGCCGGTCGCGGGCCCGGTGGCGGAGGTCGCGGAGGGTGGTGCGGGCGGATCCGGGCGGGCTCATGGCGAAGGTGTAGCCGGGATCCGCGGACCGCGGCCGCCTCGGGCCGATAACGGCGACGGTCCGCGGAATCGCGGGCGATCGAACCGATGCCCCCCGGCGGCCGCATTTCTACCGTCTGCGGCGCCCGCACGACCGCCGCCGAAGGGATCCCGCTTTTGTCCGAGACCGCGACCGCACCCACGCACCCGCCCGCCGCCGCCGCTGGAGGATCGACGCCGGTCCGCGTCGACCGCTACCCCTCCCGCTTCCAGGCGGACGACAAGCGGGTCATCGCCCGGTACTTCAACGTTGGCGGCGCCGAGCGGATCCGCCGCGTCGGGGAGCGGGTCGCCGGGATGACCGACCGCGAGGTCGCCGACCTGCTCACGCTCACCATCGAGCGCTTCGGCGACCGCCACCGCCGGGTCGAGAAGAGCTTCGAGCGGCACTTCGAGCGCGCCAAGCCGGACCTCTTGGACCCCGATGCGCTCAGCAACGAGCGCAAGCTGCTGCTGGGCTCGTACTTCACGATGGAGTACGCGATCGAGGCGGCGGCGCTCTTCAACCCCTCGATCGTCCCGCACCCCGACCAGAGCGGGGTCGAAGACGGCGGGCTCCGCTTCATCATGAGCCTGCGGGCCACCGGGGAGGGCCACGTCTCCTCAATCGTGTTCCGCACCGGCGGCGTCTCCGGCGACGGGAAGGTGAGCTTCGATCCCTCCAGCCGGCTGGTGGCGAAGATGCGGGTGGCGCAGGACCAGACCTTTGAGAAGAAGCTCTTCTTCCAGAAGCTCATCGAGATGGGCGCGTACACCGAGGCCGCCAAGCCGGCATTGGACGCGCTGCCCGCGGAGTTCCACGACGAGCAGCTCGAGGCGACGCTCGACCGCGTCGCGGGCCGGGAGGACCTGCCCGAGGGCTACGCGGAGGCCGCCGAGCAGATGCGGTGGCTGGCCCACAGCAACTACACGCTGAAGATCCCCGAGGAGAGCGGACCCGACGAGATCGTCATCTTCCCCACCAGCGAGAACGAGAGCCGCGGCATCGAGGACGTCCGCTTCACGGCGTTCACCGACGACGACGGGGAGGTCACCTACTACGGCACGTACACCGCGTACAACGGCTTCCGCATCCTGCCGCAGCTGCTCGAGACCAAGGACTTCCACACCTTCGGGATCCACACGCTCAACGGCCGCTACGTCCAGAACAAGGGCATGGCGCTGTTCCCGCGGAAGATCAACGGCCGCTACATGATGATCTCGCGCCTCGACGGCGAGAACATGTTCATCATGAACAGCGACAACCCGCGGTTCTGGAACCGGGCCCAGAAGCTCTGCGGCCCGATGTACCCCTGGGAGTTCGTGCAGATCGGCAACTGCGGCCCGCCGATCGAGACCCCCGCCGGCTGGCTGCTGCTCACCCACGGCGTCGGCCCGGTCCGCCGCTACTGCATCGGCGCTTGCCTGCTGGACCTCGACGACCCCAGCCGGGTGATCGGCCACCTCGACCGCCCGCTGCTCGAGCCGCAGGAGGACGAGCGCGACGGCTACGTGCCCAACGTCGTGTACTCGTGCGGGGCCCTGGTCCACAACGACACGCTGGTGCTGCCCTACGCCGTGAGCGACTCGGCGTCGACGGTGGCCACGCTGTCGATGACCGAGCTGCTGAACCAGCTGACCAAGCACTCCCGCAGCTGCCCGCTCCCGGACCGCCGCATGGACGGGCGGTGACGGCCCCCGCGGGCCGCTGCCGGGACCGGGACCGGGATCGGACCCGTCGCCGACCGCCGGGACCGGCGGCTCCGGCGGTCGCGGCGATCACGCGCCCGCGGGCACCCGCATCCGCAAGGCTCCGGGCTCGGCGGTCACCTCCAGCCGGTCCGCCTCGGAGGACTCGCCGTCGGCGTTCAGCGGCAGCGGCGCCTCGCTCTCGACGCGGAGCTCGGTGAGCGAGGCGGCGACCAGCGGGCGGGGCGGCCAGGCCCGCGGGTCGGCGTCGGGGGCGTCGCCGCCGGGCCGGCGGAGGCGGCGGCTGAGGGCGACGCGTTGCGTCAGCCGCAGGTCCGGGAGGATGAGCACCTCGAAGCGGCCGCTGGCGAGGCGGGCGGCGGGGGCGACGCGGAAGCCGCCGCCGGTGAAGCGGCCGTTGCTGGCGACGACGCCGAGCGCGTCGCCGCGCCAGGCGAAGCGCGAGCCGTCCGGCCCGCGGCCGGTGACGCGGACCGGCGTGGCTCCGACGACCGCCGCCCGGGCGGCGCCCCAGGCGGTGTAGGCGGCTCCGCCGGCGAGAGCCTTCACCGCGTCGGGCGTGGAGGCCGACGTGCCGGCGATGGCGCCGAACGAGATGGCGTTGACGGCCCGCCGCGGCTCGCCCGCGGGCCGCGGCACGCGGAGCACGTCGATGCTCCGCGCCGGCCAGCCGAGCACGCGGGCGAGGGCGTCTTCGGGCGCGGCGTCGTCGGTGCCGAGGTGGCGGGCGAAGTCGTTGCCGGTGCCGTTGGGCACGAGGCCGATCTCGCAGTCCGCGCCCGTCTCCAGCACCGCGTTCGCCGCGAGGTGCAGCGAGCCGTCGCCGCCGAAGGTGACCAGGAGGTCGGCCCAGGCGGCTTCCTCGCGCAGCTCGGCCTCCGGGTCGTCGCCCACGGCGTGGCGGCGGACCTCCGCGCAGCCGCGGACCGCGGCGTCCAGGGCGTCATCGCGCACGCAGTCCGCGGATCCGAAGAGAACGAGGCGGCCCGGGCTCGGGGGTGGGCTGTCCTTCACGCGCGCCGGGACGCTACGCCCGGCCGGTAGCCTCGGCGGATGCTCGCGGAGACGGACCTGCCGACGCTGCTCGCGGATCTGCGGCCGCGCCTGCACGGCGGCGCTTTCTGCTTCGTCGCCGCGGAGGACGCGGCGGGCCTGGACGCCGCGGCTTCGGTGCGGGAGGCGGAGGGCTGGTCGTGGCTGGTCCCGGTCGCCCGGGCCGAGGCGGCGGGCTTGCCCTTCGACGGCCGGTTCCGCTGGATCACGCTGGAGGTGCACTCCGCCCTGGGAGCCGTCGGCCTCACGGCCGCCGTGGCGACGCGGCTGGCGGCCGCGGGCATCGCCGCGAACGTCATCGCCGGCCGCCTCCACGACCACGTGCTCGTGCCCGAAGCGCGGGCGGAAGAGGCGGCGGCGCTGCTGGAGCCCGCTCAGCCGCCCGGCGGCCAGGCGATCCAGTCGCCGTCGACGGCCTCTTCGGGCGGGGCGAAAGCGGCGCGGTTGCCGCCGGCCTCCTCGGTCGGCAGGACGCCGCCGTCGTCGTCGCCGTCGGCGCCGAGGCCGTAGATCACCGGCCGGCCGTCGCGGATCGTCCACCGCATCGGCGTGCCGTGCAGCGGGTCGAGCGGGATCTCGTGGAGGTACGCGGGCACCAGCTTGGCGTAGCCGGTGGAAGGTTCCGGAAAGCTCCCGGTGGCGAGGCGGTGGCGGTGGAGGGCGAGGGCGAGGAGGGCGGCGTCGCGGCGGGCGTCGCTCTCGAAGGCATCGCGGCGGGTCGCATCGAGGGCCGGGAGCAGCTGGGTCACCATGCCGTAGCGCATCGCTCCGAGGGGGCCGTCGACCGCCGCGTCGAGGGCCGCCGGCGTGGGCAGTTCCCACGCCTGGTGCAGGGGGACGCGGAAGCCGGCCGCGGCCGCGTCCATGGCATCCCGGTGCACCGCGGCAAGATCGGAGCGGGAGGCCGAAACCAGCAGCGCCAGCGGCAGCAGGGAGGCTTCCACCGGGTTGCTGTCGGTGACGCCGGATCCGGGCAGCGAGCCTGCCGCACCGAGCATCGTCGCGAAACCGCGGACGCCCTCGGGGGTGATCCGGCCGCCGCCGCGGCCGTCGTCGGTGAACATCCGCTGGAGCAGGTCCTCGAATATCAGCCGCTCGCCGAGCAGGGCCTCGTCTGTCACCGGCCTCGGGCGGTCGCGGACCCTTTCCTGGAGGCGCCGCAGCTCGAAGCGGCTGAACAGCTCTGGATCCAGCGTGAGGGCCTCGGCCAGCAGCCCATCCGCCTTGGCCTGCACGCTCGAGGCGACCAGTGCGTTGATCAGCGTCGGGTGCTCCAGCGCCCAGTTGGCCAGGCGGAGCAGGCCCGCAGAGGCGGCCGCGGTTCCCGCGGCGTCGCCCGCCGCGGCGGCGTGGACGCCCCGGGCCCGCAGCACCCCGGCGGCGTTGCGGAGCTGGTGGAGGTGGTCGAGGCGGACCTCCATGAGCGACGACAGCGGAGCGACGCCGCCTGCGGCGTCCGCATCGCCGGGCGGACGCGCGAGCGAGGCCTCCCATCCCAATGCGGGCCGGGCGAGCGCCGCGTCGAGCGTGTCGAGCGGGTCCGCGTGCTCGTTGAGGAAGCCGATCAGCGACGGCCACGCCGAGTCGCCGGGGCTCGCGTCCAGCGGCGGCCCGCCGCGCGTCGGAAGGTCCAGATTGCTCATGGCTTCCTGCAGCAGCGGCCACGCCCGCTCCCGGTCCGGCACCGCCGCCGCGACCGCGTTGAGCCGGGCGAGGTGGTCGACGCTCACCCGCGGCTCGCCGCTGTAGAAGCGGATCGCGAGGACGGCGTAGAAGACGGCGAAGGCCCCGAGGGCCCACCAGACGCAGGTCTTGAGCTTCGAGAGAAAACCGCGGTTGCGCTTCTTCGCGCGGCGGATGAGCTTCGCGGCGACGGCGGGGTCGCCGAAATCGTGTTGCGCCTCGGCGGGGTTTACACCTTGCCGGTCGGCGTCGTGGAAGTGGGCGATCAGCTCGTCGGCGACGGCGAGCTTCTCCTTGGGGCGGAGCTTCGTCGCTCGCACGGTCGCGAGGACGAGGTCGCGGCTGGCGGTGGCCAGGCCGGAGGCTTCGACGCGGCGGGTCCACTCCGATCGGCGGAAGAATCCGCGGACCGTGGCGGATTCGGGCTGATTCGCCTCGCGGTCCGCGGGTTCTTCGGCGGGGGTGTCGGCGCTCACGCCGCACCTCCGGGTCGGGGGCCCGTGACGCCGAGCGCCGCCATCGCGGCGGTCACGGTCTCCCACTGCTTCTGCTGCTTGGCCAGTTCCCGCTTGCCTCTGGCGGTGAGGCGGTAGTAGCGGCGGGGCCGAGTGCCGGCGGTGTCGGTGCGGCCGGCGATGAGCTTCTTTGCCTCGAGGTTGTAGAGCAGCGGGTAGAGCGTGCTCTGGCCCATCGTGAGCAGGCCCTCGCTCTGGTTCGCCAGCCGCTGGACCAGCTCGTAGCCGTAGCGCTCGCCGGGCTCCAGCAGCTTCAAGACGGCGGCGGGGCCGGCGCCCCGCATCAACTCGCGTTCGATTCTCATGGCTGCATCCGGTGACAAGGTATGTCAAGCATAGCATGAGCCCCGGCCCGCGTCGGCCGCGTCGCGACGCGACGCGCCTTGCGTGGCGGGGCTTAGCCGCGCCAGGCGGCGCGTGCGTCGGCGACGGGCAGCGTGGTGCCGCCGAGGGTGATCCGGCCGTCGCGGGTCGTCACGCCCAAGCGGCGGACGCGGACGCCGGCGGCGTCGATCAGGTCGGCGTCGGCCTCGGCCACCTCCAGCACGTAGCGCGACGCCGCCTCGCCGAAGAGCGCGACGATCCCGCCGTCGGGCAGGTCGGCGCCGAGCCCGCGGTCACCGCCGGCGCCCAAGAGCATCTCGGCCACCGCGACCGCGACGCCGCCCTCGCTGGCGTCGTGCGCGGCCCGCACCCTGCCGGTCGCGATCGCGGCGGCGACGGCGAGCGCGACGCGGTGGCCGGCCTCGGGATCGCACGGGGGGATCGGGCCGAGCGTGTCGCCGGCGAGGTCGAGGGCCTCCGCGAGGTGCGTCCCGGCGAGCGGCGCGACCTCGGGTTCGGCGGCTTCGGGCTCCACCAGCAGCAGCACGTTCCCCGCTTCCTTCGCGTCCGTCGTGACGGCATGCCGCACGTCGGCCATCAGCGAGAGGGCGGTGACCAGCAGCGTCGGCGGGATCGCGATGAGCTCGCCGTCCTCGGTGGTGAACTGGTTGTGCAGCGAGTCCTTGCCCGAGACGAAGGGCGTGCCGTGGGCGATCGCGCCGTCGTGGCAGGCGACGGCGGCGCGGACGAGCGAGCCCATCGAGTCCGGATCGTCGCAGCTGGGCCAGCAGAAGTTGTCGAGGATCGCCGTGCGGCCGGGGTCGCCGCCGGTGCAGACGACGTTGCGGACGGCCTCGTCGATGGCGTGCAGGGTGGCGGTGTAGCTGTCGCCGCCGGGCGTCTTCTCGCTGTACCAGGGCGCCACCCCGCAGCCGATCGCGAAGCCGGCGTGCGCGTCCGGCTTCGCCCGGATGACCGCCGCGTCGCTGTGGCCCTCGCCGACGGGGCCGGTCAGCGGCTTCACGACGGTTCGCGCCTGCACCTCGTGGTCGTACTGGCGGACGGTGCGGTGCTTGCTGGCGATGTTGGGGTGGGCGAGCAGCTTCAGCAGCGTGTCGGTGGGGTCGACACCACGCAGCGCCGCGGCCTGCCGGTCCGCCGTGCCGGCGGGCGTCGTTGGCGGGGCGGTCCAGCTCGCCCCGCGGTTGATCGACGGCACGCCGTCGTGCAGCAGCGACATTGGCAGCTCGCCGACGGGCATGTCGCCCCAGGACAGGCGGAGCAGCGGAGCGTTTCCTTCGTCGAGCAGGCCGAACGCGCCGAGGTCCGACAACTCCACGCCCTCCTCGTCGGCGAGCGCTTGCAATGCAGCGACCTTCTCCGGCGGCACCGAGAGAACCATCCGCTCCTGCGCTTCGGAGATCCAGACCTCGACCGGCGACATGCCGGCGTACTTCGTCGGGGCGTTGGAGAGGTCGACGTGGCAACCGACCTTCTCGCCCATCTCGCCGATGGCCGAGGAGAACCCGCCGGCGCCGCAGTCGGTGATGGCGGAGAACAGAGGTCCGCCTTCGGCATCTCTCGCCCGCAGCAAGAGGTCCCGCACCTGCTTCTGCGTGATGGGGTTGCCGATCTGCACGGCGTGGCCGAACTCCTCGGCGTGGGTGTCGGTCAGCTCGGCGGAGCTGAACGTGGCCCCGTGAATGCCGTCGCGGCCGGTGCGGCCGCCCAGGGCGACGATGCGGTCGCCGGGCTGGACGGCACCGAAGCACTTGTCCAGCGGGATGAGCCCGACGCAGCCGGCGAAGACCAAGGGGTTCGCGACATAGTCGCGGTGGAAGAGCACCGCGCCGTTGATGGTGGGGATGCCCATCCGGTTGCCGTAGTCGCGGACGCCGGCGGTGATCCGCTCCAAGGTGCGGGCGGGAGCGATGACCCCGGCGGGCAGCTCGGCCGCGGGGGTGTCGCCGGGAGCCACGGCAAACACATCGGTGTTGCAGAGGGGGTCGGCCACGAGGCCGGTGCCCAGGATGTCGCGGATGCAGCCGCCGATGCCGGTGGCGGCGCCGCCGTAGGGCTCGATGGCCGAGGGGTGGTTGTGGGTCTCGACCTTGATCGCCACGCCGTGCTGCTCGTCGAGCTTCACGATGCCGGCGTTGTCGTCGAAGACGCTGACGAGGAAGCCGTCGTCGCGACGCTCGCGGAGGGTGAAGGTGGCCGCGGCGACGGTGCGCTTCAGGAGGTTGTCGATCTCGATCTCCCCGTCCGCCGTGCGGGAGAAGCCAGCGCGCTCGGCGTCGTCCCGCCCGGAGGAGCCGAAGGCTGCACCGGCGTAGGTCACGCGGCTCTTGAGCGTCTTGTGGACGCAGTGCTCGCTCCAGGTCTGCGCGATCGTCTCGAGCTCGATGGCCGAGGGCTCGCGGCCGATCCGCTCGAAGTGATGCTGCACCGCCGCCATCTCCGGGCCGGAGAGGAACAGGTGCGCCGAGCGGGACAGCGTCGCCAGGGCGCCGGCGTCGAGGCCGCGCAGGGGGACTTCGGGGCGGTCGGGGGCCCGGCCGCCGGGGTGGGCGAAGGCGGCGGGGTGCAGCGGGCGGGTGTGGATCTCCTGCACCACCGGGTTGCCCAGGTGGGCCGCGGCGAAGGCGGACCAGGCCGCGGGGGGCGGCGCCTCGCCGCGGAAGTCGAAGTCGTAGCGGACGCCGGTGCGGACGCCCGGCGGCTCGCGGAGGCCCAGGAGCGCGGCGGCCGCCCCGGCGGTGGAGCGTGCGGTGGGGTCCATCACCCCCGGCTTGAAGTGGACCTCCAGCGTGGCGGCTCCGCCGGCGTCGGCCGCGCCCGGCACGGCGTGCTCGACCACCGGGTCGGCCAGCAGCCCGCGGGCGAGGCGCTCGAGCGGCTCGTCCGCGAGCTCCGCTTCCAGCAGGTACACCGCCGCGGAGCGACCGCCGACGATGCCGGCGGCGGGGAACGCGGCCGCCGCGACCCGCCACGCGGCCTCCGCCCGCGGGTCGGGCTCACCACCCGCGGGCCAGACCTCCACGCGGTGGATCCGCGGGAACGCCGCCGGGGCGTCCGCGTCGGCCGGAGGGGGCAGGAGGCCGGAGGAGTCGCTCATCGCCGGAGGGTAAAGTGGCACCGCCAGCGAGCCGATCCGGCGGCCGCCGGCGGGCACCCCGGAGCCAGACCCCCGATGCGGCCTTCACGTGCGATGCAGCCAAGCAGCGGCCTGGGCCGCGTCGACGAGGCCCTCCTGGAGGGCAAAGCCTGGTGGTGCCCCTGGCTGGCGATCTTCTCCGCCTGCGCGGCGGCGTCGGTCACGCTCTTTGTCCCGGCGATCCGGTCGCCGTGGATCCTCGCGGTGTTCCCGCCGCTGCTCGTCGGCGCGGTGGGCGGCTGGCGCGGCGTCTTCCACGGGAATGCCCCGCAGAAGGTCGCCAGCGTCTTGGGCATCTTGATGATCCTCGGGCTCTCCGCCGTCCTCGTGCAGGCCTTCTTCGCGGTGGAGCTGGGCCAGGGCATCTCGTCCGCCACGTCGACCACCGGCATCACGGACTACTGAGCGGCGGTCCGACGCCGGTCCAACGCCGGTTCAGCGTCGACCGCGCCGGGCCGCGGAGGCGAGCGAACCCCCGGCCGCGGCCGGAGGTACGATCCCGACGCCCCCGGCCGTAGGCGGCAGCTTGTTCCCCGCGTGATTGATCGCGTCATGTTTCTTCCTTCCGGACGCCGTCGGCTTCGCTTCCCCCATCCCGCTCGCAGCGCCGCCGCGGCGCTCGCGGTCGCCGCGGCGTTCCTGCTGCTGCCCGGCTGCGCCGCCGGCGGCGGCAGCGGCGGCGGCGGGGTCGCGCCCGCCGGCCGCGCCGCCCCGCCCGAGGCGGTGGCCCGGGCCGACCGCCACGTGGGCGTGGCCGAGACGCTGGCCGAGGAGGGCAAGCTCGACGCGGCCCTCGCCGAGTTCGGCGCCGCGCTCGAGGACAACCCTCTCATGGTCGAGGCGCACCTGGGCATGGGCGGCGTCTACCACGAGATGGACGAGCCCCAGCAGGCGGCGCGGGCGTACGAGCGTGCCGCCGCCATCGACCCCGACAACGCCGAGGCCCGCTACCGCGAGGGGCTGATGCGGCAGGTGCTCGGCGAGCTGCCCCGTGCCATCGGCCTCTACCTCGAGGCCCTCGCGATCGAGCCGGACAAGCCCGAGGCCAACCGCGACCTCGCCTCGGCCTACGTCCAGGCGGACCGGCCGGATTACGCGCTGCCCTACGCCGAGCGGGCGGTCGAGCTTTCGCCCGACGAGCAGGCCGCCTGGGCGAACCTCGCCGCGGTGCAAAACCTCCTCGGAAACCACCCCGAGGCGCTGGGGTCCTACCGCACCGCGACCGAGCTCGGCCCGCTCGATGACCGCGTGCTGCTGGGACTCGCGAGCACGCACCTGAAGCTGGGCAACTTCCAGCGGGCCAGCAACACGCTGCAATCGGTCGTGCGGACCCGCCCGTCGGCGACCGCGTACGAGCGGCTGGGCTACGCCGAGTTCAAGCGCCGCAATTTCTCGGACGCGCTGGAGCACTACCGCGCCGCGCTCGCCCTCGACGGCAACGAAATCGGCGCCCTCAACGGCCTCGGGGCGGTGCTGGTGACGTACTACATCCAGGGCGGTCGCAACGAGCGGGAGCAGATCGACGAGGCCATGGAGGCGTGGCGGCACTCGATCCGGCTGCGCCCGCAGCAGAGCGCGATCGTGGACCTCTTGGCTCGCTACCGCCGCTGAGGGACCCGCCGGGCGGCGCGGCAGGACGCGCGGGCTTCCGGGGCGGACGGTGCGGGGCCGCGGCGGTCGCGTGCGCGGGCTCGCGGCGGCGAGCCGGCTGCCGACGCCGCGGGTCGGATCCAGATCCGGCGGCGTCAAGGCCGGGTGGCGGAGGCCCGTCGCTCGGGCATCGGGGGACTCCTCACGCGTGGAAATGTCGTCACAGCCGTTAATCGGGCGGGCGGATCGGCCGATGGCCGCGGCAGCGGTTGCGGGGGTCCGCACGCCGTCCCGCCCCTCACCGACGCGATGCAAGCACGAACCTCCACCGCTCCTCGGACCGCCCGCCGCCGCACCCCGTTGATCGCCCGCAGGCGTGCCCTCGCGGCCGGCGCGGTCGCGGCCTCCCTGGTGGCCGCGGGCGGCTGCCGCTCGCCGCTGGACGAGGCCCGCCGGGCGTCGATCGACTTCCGCCACGACCTGCTCCGCGACTTCCGCGAGCAGGTCGAGGCCTCGGTCATCGCCCCCGACGCGGAGCAGTCCGCCTTCGCCGACCGGCTGGCCGAAGCCTCCATCCCCGACCCGCTCGAGGACCCGGCCGTGTGGTGGTCCGCCGCCTCGCGGGACGCCGTCTTCGGCGACGGGGCCACCCTCGAGGCCTCGCTCGACGACCTGCTCAAAGCGACGCTGGTCCACTCCAGCCAGGTGAAGGTCTTCAGCGACCTGCCGCTGATCCGCCGAACCGCCGTCGCCGAGGCCGAGGGCCGCTTCACCCCCCGCTTCTTCGCGGAGGGCCGCTACGACAACACCAACGAGCCGGTGGGCAGCACGCTGCAGACCGGCGGACCCGACCGCTTCAAGGAAGAGGAGATCCTCGGCGAGATCGGCCTCCGCAAGCGGACCCGCAGCGGCGCCGACGTGACGCTCTCCGAGCGGCTCTCGTACACCGACAACAACTCGGTGTTCTTCGTGCCCAACCCACAGAGCCGGGCCCAGCTCGCGCTCTCGGTCGTGCAGCCGCTGCTCCGCGGGGCCGGCACGGGCTACAACACCTCCATCCTGGAAATCGCGGAGATCGACTCCGAGGCGGCCCGCGAGGAGTTCGTCCGCCAGGCCAGCTTCCACCTGATGGAGGTGACCCGGGCGTACTGGAACCTCTACCTCGTGCGCAGCCGGCACCTGC from Phycisphaera mikurensis NBRC 102666 carries:
- a CDS encoding diacylglycerol/lipid kinase family protein, which translates into the protein MRDDALDAAVRGCAEVRRHAVGDDPEAELREEAAWADLLVTFGGDGSLHLAANAVLETGADCEIGLVPNGTGNDFARHLGTDDAAPEDALARVLGWPARSIDVLRVPRPAGEPRRAVNAISFGAIAGTSASTPDAVKALAGGAAYTAWGAARAAVVGATPVRVTGRGPDGSRFAWRGDALGVVASNGRFTGGGFRVAPAARLASGRFEVLILPDLRLTQRVALSRRLRRPGGDAPDADPRAWPPRPLVAASLTELRVESEAPLPLNADGESSEADRLEVTAEPGALRMRVPAGA
- a CDS encoding PadR family transcriptional regulator; this translates as MRIERELMRGAGPAAVLKLLEPGERYGYELVQRLANQSEGLLTMGQSTLYPLLYNLEAKKLIAGRTDTAGTRPRRYYRLTARGKRELAKQQKQWETVTAAMAALGVTGPRPGGAA
- a CDS encoding glycoside hydrolase family 130 protein, with translation MSETATAPTHPPAAAAGGSTPVRVDRYPSRFQADDKRVIARYFNVGGAERIRRVGERVAGMTDREVADLLTLTIERFGDRHRRVEKSFERHFERAKPDLLDPDALSNERKLLLGSYFTMEYAIEAAALFNPSIVPHPDQSGVEDGGLRFIMSLRATGEGHVSSIVFRTGGVSGDGKVSFDPSSRLVAKMRVAQDQTFEKKLFFQKLIEMGAYTEAAKPALDALPAEFHDEQLEATLDRVAGREDLPEGYAEAAEQMRWLAHSNYTLKIPEESGPDEIVIFPTSENESRGIEDVRFTAFTDDDGEVTYYGTYTAYNGFRILPQLLETKDFHTFGIHTLNGRYVQNKGMALFPRKINGRYMMISRLDGENMFIMNSDNPRFWNRAQKLCGPMYPWEFVQIGNCGPPIETPAGWLLLTHGVGPVRRYCIGACLLDLDDPSRVIGHLDRPLLEPQEDERDGYVPNVVYSCGALVHNDTLVLPYAVSDSASTVATLSMTELLNQLTKHSRSCPLPDRRMDGR
- a CDS encoding AIR synthase-related protein, whose protein sequence is MSDSSGLLPPPADADAPAAFPRIHRVEVWPAGGEPDPRAEAAWRVAAAAFPAAGIVGGRSAAVYLLEAELADEPLERLARGLLADPVVEHAVPGAADAGGAATLEVHFKPGVMDPTARSTAGAAAALLGLREPPGVRTGVRYDFDFRGEAPPPAAWSAFAAAHLGNPVVQEIHTRPLHPAAFAHPGGRAPDRPEVPLRGLDAGALATLSRSAHLFLSGPEMAAVQHHFERIGREPSAIELETIAQTWSEHCVHKTLKSRVTYAGAAFGSSGRDDAERAGFSRTADGEIEIDNLLKRTVAAATFTLRERRDDGFLVSVFDDNAGIVKLDEQHGVAIKVETHNHPSAIEPYGGAATGIGGCIRDILGTGLVADPLCNTDVFAVAPGDTPAAELPAGVIAPARTLERITAGVRDYGNRMGIPTINGAVLFHRDYVANPLVFAGCVGLIPLDKCFGAVQPGDRIVALGGRTGRDGIHGATFSSAELTDTHAEEFGHAVQIGNPITQKQVRDLLLRARDAEGGPLFSAITDCGAGGFSSAIGEMGEKVGCHVDLSNAPTKYAGMSPVEVWISEAQERMVLSVPPEKVAALQALADEEGVELSDLGAFGLLDEGNAPLLRLSWGDMPVGELPMSLLHDGVPSINRGASWTAPPTTPAGTADRQAAALRGVDPTDTLLKLLAHPNIASKHRTVRQYDHEVQARTVVKPLTGPVGEGHSDAAVIRAKPDAHAGFAIGCGVAPWYSEKTPGGDSYTATLHAIDEAVRNVVCTGGDPGRTAILDNFCWPSCDDPDSMGSLVRAAVACHDGAIAHGTPFVSGKDSLHNQFTTEDGELIAIPPTLLVTALSLMADVRHAVTTDAKEAGNVLLLVEPEAAEPEVAPLAGTHLAEALDLAGDTLGPIPPCDPEAGHRVALAVAAAIATGRVRAAHDASEGGVAVAVAEMLLGAGGDRGLGADLPDGGIVALFGEAASRYVLEVAEADADLIDAAGVRVRRLGVTTRDGRITLGGTTLPVADARAAWRG
- a CDS encoding tetratricopeptide repeat protein, yielding MFLPSGRRRLRFPHPARSAAAALAVAAAFLLLPGCAAGGGSGGGGVAPAGRAAPPEAVARADRHVGVAETLAEEGKLDAALAEFGAALEDNPLMVEAHLGMGGVYHEMDEPQQAARAYERAAAIDPDNAEARYREGLMRQVLGELPRAIGLYLEALAIEPDKPEANRDLASAYVQADRPDYALPYAERAVELSPDEQAAWANLAAVQNLLGNHPEALGSYRTATELGPLDDRVLLGLASTHLKLGNFQRASNTLQSVVRTRPSATAYERLGYAEFKRRNFSDALEHYRAALALDGNEIGALNGLGAVLVTYYIQGGRNEREQIDEAMEAWRHSIRLRPQQSAIVDLLARYRR
- a CDS encoding ACT domain-containing protein — translated: MLAETDLPTLLADLRPRLHGGAFCFVAAEDAAGLDAAASVREAEGWSWLVPVARAEAAGLPFDGRFRWITLEVHSALGAVGLTAAVATRLAAAGIAANVIAGRLHDHVLVPEARAEEAAALLEPAQPPGGQAIQSPSTASSGGAKAARLPPASSVGRTPPSSSPSAPRP
- a CDS encoding 3-methyl-2-oxobutanoate hydroxymethyltransferase, yielding MSPPGSARTTLRDLRHRARDRRPFAMLTCYDATTARWLARGGLDVLLVGDTAGSMVLGFEDTVHAGLGFMLAITAAVRRGAPNAFLMGDMPFLSYQADDAEAVRNAGRFLTEGMADAVKLEVDHRHVDLVAKLDRANIPVVAHIGWGPQRTGRTGVPVVAGRTDARIQEMAKLAAALERAGAAMLLVEQATAEAAAAVVGAVSIPVIGCGAGPSITEDAPGVHGQVVVLHDLLGLTDRQPSFVKPIARGGDALADAARRWVQAVGAGEVLRDGGPYAKREA